AGCAAGGGAAAAAACACAAAATACCTTGCATGAACACGGGCAAGACGAAGGATTGATTTGGCTTGCGATCCAAGAACCCAGAATTCTCGGAATTATCGTTAACACTTTTATCGAGCCTGTAACCCCTGCTGACTTCCTTCGCTGGATAGCTCCTCAAGGACAAAGAGATTAGTCAATAGTAGATACTCCCCGCCAACCCAATATATCTATTCTGAGAAAGCTTCTGTTATATTACATCAGTGGTTTTTTACTTGCCTTCACGGCGCTCCTATGCTAAACTAAGCGTATGAAGGTTTTCATTCAGATCGGACACGGCATTGTCGGTGCCGCTGTTATCTCAGCTCTATGCATCTGGCAGGCAGGGAATTTCGGTGAAGCGAGACACACGCTTAGCATCATCGGTGCGATTGCTATTGTCATTGCCAGCCTGTATCTCCTCCGAAGTCGTTGGATTCGGTGGGGCAATCGTCAGACGTGGCTAAAATACCATCAACGGCTTGCCTCTTTAGGGTTGTCTTTGGTGCTACTGCACTCTGCGTTCCAACCCCTTGTGTGGCACTCGTGGCTGACATTTTTGCTCGCCTTATCGAATTTAGGTACGGGTGTCGCTGTGAGTCTGACATCTCGCGGGGCGCGTCGGATTTTGCTCCGATGCCACCTCATCCTTGCTCCGATCCTGCTCGTCAGCATCGTGTTCCATGGTCAAAAAAAATTGGAGCATGACGAATTCTTTCCACTCACGGATGTCCACGACGTGCCTTGCGCAAGATGCCATACACCTGAACGTTTACTATTCCATGTTAGGACAACGCTTCCGGAAGAATTGGACACGTCAGACACTATTCCTGAAGACTTGCACTGGTGGTTCTTACAAAATGAACGCAGGGTCCCCCTAACCGCGCCTATTTCTATCAAGGAAAGAGGAAATGCGTGGACAGTCACCGACACGGAAAATAAACACACCTACCATGTCCGAAAGGTCGCAGATCAAATTGCCATCTATGCCGATTCCGATTACCGGAGCTATACCTGTATCAAATGCCATGTACATAACACAGAAGAAATTCAGTTAGTACACGAGCTGCACGGTGTTACCGAAGCCCATAGGTGCTTCGTCTGCCACCAAACCGAGATTGACGGCACGCGTTATGGACGGCAGCGCTTTGATTGGGAATATGCACCGCACCGCCGCCGGTAGCCCGACCCAAAAAACGGCTTGAGCACAGGAAATATCTATGCTCAAACCGTTTCGTTGGTTGTTCAACGTGCGATAATGCACTTCGCATTTGGGGGAGTACGCCACAAAATCGCACGACTCTGAACAGATAATCTTATCGGCGTGCCTTAAGGCTGCCCCACGTTGTGGTGAGTTTATCTGCCGGTTCCACCGACAGAAATTCTCCATCCATTACCTCTTGAATTTCATCTTCTGACAACGCCCGAGCGAACATATAGAATTCGTCCATCAATCCATCGAACCAACGGGAATTCTTATGATGCCCGATTTCGGCTTGGACTCCCCAATTGTCCGAGAGTTCACCGTTACCCTTTGCCTCGTGTGTTACCTTTCCATCAATGTAGGTTTTCGTGTCACCGCTCTTACTGTCGTAGGTGCCAGTGAAATGCACCCATTTTCCACCTTTGATAATGGGACCGGGATTGATGTTGAAAACCTGTCTTTCGGCACCATCTCGATGAAAAAATCTGAATCCGGCGGGTCGGATTTCGACGTGGTAGAGACCGCTTCCGTGGTCGGTCCCAATCGAGTCAAAGACACTTTGCGGATCTGGCGGATCATTGTGATTGACCCACACAGCGATTGTGATACCCTCAAGTGGAACGTTTTTAAACTCAGGTCCGTTCAAATCTATCCACGTTTGCGGCTCTAATACGATGGCTTTGTCAATAACGCCTTTATCTCTTTTGGATTTCCCTTCAATTTTTCCATCGTTGCCGTGAATGGAACCGTCTTTGAGGGTGTCGCCATCTTCGTCAAAACTATAGTAGACGGATAACGTCGGGTCGCCGAGGTCTGCTTCAGTTGAAACCGCAGAAACTATTAACATTGCCACAACTACGAGCGTTGTCTGCAAGAGACGCGGTAAAAGGCTCAGTTTCCCGATACGGAGACGTGTTAACTGGTAGAACATTTTACTTTCCTCCATTAAGGAATTTCGTGAACCATACCATTAGACATGTAAATATATACTTGTCCATCACTATAGCACAAAGACATCTAAAATCAAAGCAGAATTTATGCGTCACTTACCCCTATCGGAAAGTTGACAATTTCCGATGTTCCCTGTATAATGAAAACGGGAAACTCAAAAGATGTCAAAAAGAAACGTCAGCTTCCGCGCTGTCCTACTTGCACTCCTCATCACTATCCCGAACTCCTACTGGCTCATGATTAATTGGGGTCCCAGCGGTTATGGCACAGGTCAGAGTTTCCCTACTGTCTCCACCGTCTACTTCAACGTCATTTTCGTTGTACTAATCCTAATGGCAGCAAATCCGTTGCTTCGCACAATTCGGAAAAGTGCTCCGCTCACCGATGCCGAATTGATGGTGGTCTACCTACTCGTATCTATTGCTTCCTCTATTGCCGGACATGACACACTTCAGATATTATGGCCCCTGCTCACCTACCCGATCTGGTTCGCAAGTCCAGAGAACGAATGGGGCGAACTGTTCCATCGGCACATGCCAGATTGGCTTACTATCAAAGAACGAGGCGTATTGGCAAGCTTCTATCAAGGGGACGACTCACTTCACACCGTCCAACACCTACAACTCTGGATGCCACCTGTGCTCTGGTGGTCGGCTCTGATTATCGTGCTAACGTGTATGATGCTCTGTATAACGATCCTCATCCGGCACCAGTGGGTAAACCACGAAAAACTGAGTTACCCTGTCATTCAGATTCCATTGCACTTGACTGAAAACGGGGGTCGCATCCTCCTGAGAAATCGTTTGTTTTTGTTAGGTGCTGTGTTGGCAGGTGGAATAAACCTCCTTAATGGTCTCCACTTTCTATTCCCGGTCGTTCCAGGGTTAGGTGGAAGTCTCTACAATTTGGGACAGTATTTCCAGACAAAACCGCTGAATGCCATTGGCAGACTCCCTATCGCCGTCTATCCGTTTGCTATCGGGATGAGTTTTTTCATCCCATTAGAACTCTCGTTCTCCATCTGGTTTTTCTACCTGTTCCACAAAATGATGCGTGTATGGGGCACGATGGCAGGTATTGGGCATCTACCAGGATTTCCATTTCTCGATGCTCAATCCTTCGGGGCATGGTTTTGCTTAGGGGTCTCTGCGATATGGCTCACGCGGAAATTCATCGTACGGCAGGTGAAAAACGCCTTTCGAGGAAACAACACTGAATTTTCTACAGATGGCACTCCCTCAACACATATCCGATATGCGATAATTGGATTGATACTCGGAAGCATCTTCATTCTCTTCTTCTTCAAAAGCACAGGTACACCGATCTTCAGTATCTTCGGTTACTTCACGCTCTTCTTCGCATTAGCCATTGCCATTACTCGTATTCGCGCTGAAGTCGGACCACCGGCACATGATGTGCCTTGGAGACCAGATAAAGTCCTCGTTTCCTTCTTAGGCACGCGTCGCATAGGAGCAGAGGGATTAACGACGTTCAGTATGTTTCACGGCTTCAACCGCTCCTACCGCTCTCATCCGATGCCAATTATGTTAGAAGGCTTCAAGGTCGCACAGGTCCGTGGACTGTCGCACAATCGCTTTATCGTTGCTATCATCCTGGTAACTATTGTGGGAACAATTTCATCGGCGTGGGCGTACTATGCGCAAGGTTATCACTATGGTGGTGCAGTCTACGGCGAACAGGCACAATGCCGCTGGACTTACGAGCAGCTGAAGCAGTGGCTCATTAACCCACAATCCATAGATGTTGGTGCCGTCTCAGCCTCCAGTGGTGCAATTGCCTTAACAACACTCCTGATGGTGTTACGCCGCCGCTTTATCTGGTGGCCCTTCCATCCAGCAGGCTATGCCTTGTCGCTCAGTTTTTGGAATACGAGCTGGTATTGGTTCTCAATTTTCTTGTCGTGGGGGATAAAAGCGATTCTCTTTCAGGCAGGGGGTTTACGAACATACCGCCGTGCGATGCCGTTCTTTATCGGTTTAGTTATAGGCGAATTTACTCTCGGTGCCATTTGGACACTCATCGGTATCGCTTTAGAACGTCCGATGTATCGGTTTATGTTTTAAAAGTTTTAACCATCAACTCGCCTCCGTTATAAATGTTAAAGCACGAGTTGATGGTTAAAGTTATTAGTTGTTATCAGCGGGTTTCAAACCCCGTCAGCGAAAAACGGAAAATAACAATAATAGGGTTTCAAACCCCATCAGGGAAGAGAGGAAAATAACAATGAAACTTAGCTGCCTTCCTGTCTCTCTTTACGACGACATCTTCACAGGAAAAAGCACCGTCGCCGATTGGATTCGGTTCGGTGCTGAATTAGGGTTAGATGCGGTTGATTTTAGTATCAAATTTTTCCCAAAGCGCGATGCGGAAACGGTAAGAGATACACGCACAGCCCTCGAAAGGTGCAGCATAGAACCGTGCATGATTGCCTGCTATTCCGACTTCACACATCCCGACGCAGCGCAACGTGCGCAGGAGTTAACCGACCTAAAGGCGGACATCGCATTGGCAAAAGCGTTAGGCGCAAAATTCATTCGCGTAACAGCGGGACAAAACCATCCGGGTATTGAACGCGAAGTAGGCGTGCAATGGGTGACAGATGGGTTTCGCCGTGCTCTCGACGAAGCGGAAAGACACGGTATCACCCTTGCGTACGAGAACCACACGAAAGGCGCGCCGTGGGATTACTGGGACTTCTCACAGCCCACAGAAATTTTCTTAGAGATATTAGATGCTCTCTCCGATACACCCCTCGGTGTCTGCTTCGACACAGCGAATCCACTCGTTCTCGGTGAAGATGTACTCGCACTTCTGGAAAAAGTTGTCCACAAGGTCGTTGTGCTACATATCTTCGACTTGCGCGAAGTCGGCGTGTTTGAAGCGGTCCGTGTTGGCACCGGTGCCTCACCGATTCCGCAAATCTTTTCGCGGATGAGACAGTCAGGCTACGACGGCTGGCTTAGCATTGAAGAAGCCAGTCGTTCAGGAAAAAACGGGTTTGAACAGTCAATCGCCTACGTCCAAAACGCATGGGAACATGCATAGCATTCATCAAAGGAAGCCGATATTCTTTACTGACAACCGAGAACTGATAACCGAAAACTATTCTTACCCGCGTGAAGGCTCATTCATCCGTTCTTGCGCCTGACGCGAGAGTTCGGCGAGATGTTCATCGTTTGCCCGCACCTGTTCAAGATGTATCCACCGTTCCGATGTCGCTGTCCGTATCATCTTCTCGCCGTACTTCCGATCAATCCAGAAGCGCGCCGATCCTGCGATATAGGCTTGCAGCGCATCTAATTTATCATCAGGATAGCGTTGGCAAAGATTCATCGTAAACATGCGCCGACGTGTTCCGCCTCCGAAGGCGGCATGTTTCGTGTTATGGTTAAACAGTACCAGATCACCGGGGGTTGTTTCAAAAATCTTCGCCGGAACATCTTTCCCATGTATTTCCCATAACTCTTGGCTCTTACCAACCTGCTGAGAGAGTGCATCGGCATAGTTATCGCCAAAGAGATGACTGCCCGGAATGACGCGAAGTGCGCCTGTGTCGCGCGTCAACGGGTCCAGATAGAAAGCAATCTTAATGTGCATCGGGTCTTCTAACTTATGTCCACCATCAGAATGCCATCCGGTATCACCGACGTAAAAGTTGCCATCGCTTCCCATATAGTTGAAATCATCGCCGAGCAACGTCTTCGCGATCGCCAAAATCCTTGGATCATCCAACAACGAAGCCAACTCCTCGCTCTGATCGATGAACGGTACGATGCAGGAACGGGCTGTGCCTTCGTGCGGTTTACCGTTATGACCTCCGCCTCTCTCTTCCCAGACCTCTTCAAAAGCGTCTTGGATCGCCGTAATCCGATCCGCCATGAGTTGCGGAAAACTGAGATAACCGAACGTCTTGAAAAAATTAATCTCCGAATCGGTGACGGTAAAATCATGCTGATTCATTTTTTTAATTTTCCTTGCGGTTCGTTAAAGTCGGTTTAGAATTGACCTACTCCTCCGTAGAGCCGCCTTCCATTTCATTACAGGCTTGCAATCTTAGGCTAAGAAGAGGGTAGGAAACCTCGGAAACATATATTTGGTTCCCTTAACGCCAGAAAATCTTATCATTAATACCGTATCATATCATATCTATCTTTAATTTTGCAATCCGATCAATAAATGAGAAGAGATCATTCAACGCTGCCGCTATAACTGCAAAAAACTTGCGAAACTCACAGATTAATGTTAATATTATTTAAGACTCTCACCCACTGAAAGGTTATTGATGGCTACCAACACAAATACATTTCCTGCCTATTTTGCACTCTTCAAGGCGACCTTCCGTCAGATGTTCTGGAGCCGACGGACTGTGTTGATTCTGCTTGGATGTCTGTTAGCACTTGTTATCGCGCTCGCATTTCGGTTCATGGCACGAGGCGGTGGAAGCGTCAACCGATTCATCCCACTCATAACACTCTCACTCTACGGACTCTTGATGAACCTATCGGCGATTTTTTACGGTACTGCGATCATCTCTGATGAAATTGACGGTAAAGGTTTGATGTATCTTCAGATGCGTCCTCTCCACAAATCGACAATCCTGCTCAGCAAATTCGCTGCATACTTCGTCGGCACTATTGCGATTATTGCCGCATCCCACCTGATTCTGACCGGTATCATGATAACACATCCGAAACTACAGAATGGCGTGCTTTTTCACTTGGGTATGAGTTTGCACTACACCGGCTCAATGGCATTGGGATTGTTAGTTTACGGGGCACTCGCTGCAGTCTTAGCAGTCAAATTCAAGAATCCGGTATTATGGGGGTTGCTATTTGTGATGGGATGGGAGAGGATTACATCAAGTCCGATGATGCCAACAGGCATAAAGCGGATTTCTATATCCCACTATCTTTATGTTCTATTTCCGCGCTACAAACTGCCCCGAAGCGATTTCAATGAATTCTTAGGAACTTCACCCCCATCAACATGGATAGCACTTCTGGTAGTTTTCATATTGACAGCGGTGCTGCTGTGGCTCGCCATCCGCATTTTCAAGGAACGAGAATATTTGATGTAAAGTAAATTCTATTCTCTTTGTAGGAGCGAGTTGTGCTCGCGATTCCTATCTTTGTAGGAGTGAGCTGTGCTCGCGATTCCTATCAACCGGATGCCTTGAGAACCCGTGCTGTTTCACGTGATACGATCAACTCTTCATTCGTAGAAACGATGAGAATCTTAGTGCGACTCTCATCCGCAGAAAGATCAGTTTCGCCGATCGCCTGCTCATTTTTCACGGCATCCAAGTGAATACCGCACCACTCAAGTCCCTCGCAGACCTTCGCGCGTGTTGTAGCACTTTTCTCTCCGATACCACCAGCGAAAGCAATGACATCTACCCCACCAAGCGCGGCGATATACGCGCCGATATATTTCTTTACACCGTAAACGTAAGTATCTAACGCCAAACGGGCATTATCGTTACCTGCTGCAATTGCTGCCTCTACATCACGCATATCCCCGCTCGTACCAGAAATCCCCTTCAGACCGGAGTCCTCAATCAACTGACGGCGGATTTCATCTGTAGAGAATCCCTCTTTGTCAAGCATATACAGCACCGCAAATGCATCCAACTCACCACAACGGGTAGACTGAATCATCCCGTATTGGGTAGACGTTCCCATTGACGTATCAATAGATTCTCCATCCTTAATAGCGCAGAGAGATGAACTCCCGCCGAGGTGACAAGAGATAATACGTAATCCTTCTCCTGTTTCTTGTCCAAGCAGCTGCGGCACACGTTCAGAGATGTATCGGTGGGAAGCACCGTGGTAGCCGTACCGACGGATGTCGTGTTGTTCTACCCAGAAACGAGGCACACCGAATTCGGCGGCGTAATCTGGGATTGTCTGATGGAACCATGTCTCAAAAACCGCAACGAGCGGTGTCGCTGGAAGCAATTCTTGAAAAGCACGGATAGACGCGATATAGGCGGGATTATGCATCGGTGCAAGCGGTGTGGATGTCTCCAATGAGGTTATCACGTCTTCTGTAATCCGCGCCGAACGCCAGTAGCCTCTGGCAAGAATCGTTTTAAAACCGACACCGTCCAGTTGTCCCAAATCTTCAAAGCATCCGACTTCGGGATCGGTAATGAGATCCATGGCGTGCGCAATTGCAGCAATATGTGTTGGCGCATCGATCTCGCCTTCGCGGGCAGGCTTGCCCGGCACAGCATGCGTGAAGGCAGATGGTGAATTACCGATACGTTCCACGCCTCCCTTGACGAGAGAGGTCGTAGTTTCCATATCAATAATTTGGTATTTGAACGAGGTGCTTCCTACATTGGCACAGAGTATGTGCATGATGTTTTTGATCTCTCTTCCCAAACAGAGGTGTATTCTTATGATAAGGTGGTCTTGTCCGATTCATTGCTGACTTTCAGTGCGGTTTCAACTTCAGCGGCTAATTCTTCAGCGGTAACTTCAGCAAAAGGAGAAATTCCAGCCTCAGACATCAAGTCTGAGAGATCCCATCGGGAAATATCAAGAAGTTTTGCCGCTCTACCTGCACTAATATCCCCGTGCCGAAGTAGTTCAAGCACAAAAGCCTCTTTCGCTTTACGTTCTGCATCAGTTTTGTGTTGTAAGAAACTCTCGTCAATAGAAAATGTGAATGTGAATTGGACTTCGACATCTGTTTTTGCCATAGAGATTACCTCACTTACATATCTTACGTTTTTGAAGATTTCTTACGTCTTTTATTTAAAATTTTATGATAAAATACCCAAGTATTGTGAAATCCTCTTCGTCTGTTACGGTTTGCCCCCCTAAAAACTACAACCTGAATGCCGAGCTCCTTGCAAATGGTACATCTACATTTCTTCCAAGGTTGACCTTGGATTAGTGCTTTATGCTCGTCAACAAAATGGTTCCCTTCACCCTTTCGCTGAAGGAGCGGACCATATTTATCAATGTTAGCAAGAACTTCTTTTTTTGATTTTGGTGTGCCATCAAAATTCTCAAGGCTTGATAAGCACTGACTTTCTAATTCTTCCAATCGTTCATTGGATATTGAATGAGTTTGTGCAGCATCGCGCATCGCTTTTGATGTGCTAATAGGAACTCGTATGGTCCCATACCAACCTTTTCCATCCGGTGCTAGGTAATTCCGATCCGAACTCATCCATGCTTTTCTCAAATAAGATGCGCTATCGAAACTGGAAACGCCAAGATTCTGAAAGCTAGACTGAATCTCTGGTCGCAGAATGCCGAAAAGGTGGATCCAAATATTCTCATCTTTGCCGCGGGTACACCTCTGCAATGCCTCTCGAACTGCTGCTACTATCTCTAGAATCTCTGAATCTTTTCTACGGACCAGTCCACCCAACGCGATATGTTTATATCCCATATCAACGTATTCTTGAACATAATGGGCATAGTGCTCAGCAGTAATCCCTTGTATACTACCAATCGGCTTGAACAAATAACCATGATAGTTACAAATATCCAAAAATTCGTTGGCGTATGAAGCGGTTAACTTCATCCGTCTCTCTTTTTCCCCTATAGACATTGAAGGATGCGGAATATGATCTACGGAGGCACCAAGGTTAAAACCAAATTGGTGGTATAGAGATGCTGCTTCCCTAGGTTTAAAGTGTGGATTATGGTCCGTAACGTATGAAAAGGCACCACAATCCCCAAATAGAGGCATGCCTCTAGGCATTCGCAGCTCGTCTCGAAGGACAAACGGTTCTTGTTGTTTATGAAGTCGGTTAAGTAGCCCTTTCCCATTTCTCAGTTGTGCAAGACTAAGAAGCATGCCGTCGTAAGGCACTTTCTCACCGAAAATCTCATGGGCATAACGCTTTTCGACCTCTTTAGACCGCCTGACCTCGGGTGTTTCATCCGCATGAAAGGGATCATAAACGCGATCATCCCAATCTGGAAAGAAGTAGAGACAAGAATGCCTATTTGCTCCTTGAACAGGAATTGCAGCAGGATCATTTGGCAAATCATGTAGCCATTTTTTCATCGCCTGTTGTTTTTTCCCAATTCCACCCTCAGGATCAATAATTTTGTCAGCACCAAATAACGTTGTAATACAGGAAATTGCAGGTCGATAATCTTTGCCCAGATTGATGAAAACGGATGCAGGTAACCCAACTTCTTTCAAACTCTGCATAACCTTCGGACGCATTTTTTGCGCACTTTCTTTATCCAAACGCTCATCGTAAGGTTCAATGAGTGTGGTAGCATCAATGATTTCGTATTTAGCAGAGATAATTTTTATCATGAGGCCGGGAGGCCATCCGTTCTCCCTGAGAAACTTTCGTAGCACTCGATAGTTGGGTCCGTCGTAGACTTCAAGAGCCGGAGCTTGGCTGAAATTCTCAATTTTCCTATCTGAACACCCTAAGATTAGTAAATGACCTTCAGCAGATTCTTGGGAGTTAGGTTGCAAACATTTCAACATGATTCCTATTCCTGCCACTTTTTTTGTATTGGGCGAGGTCTCTTGGCTCCAGGTTCACTATACCTGTTTCTAATCTTAACTAGCGGAGACATCCTGGTTTTCAGAGCATCACCTGTGGCAATAGCAACCCCTTCTTTAACGGTCTTCAATATTTCCAGATCTTGGTTGGATAGAGATTCACCAACATCCCGAATATAAGACTGATCATCCGGATTAATAACCCGGTGCAAAATTAACGTATTGGCTTGCGAAGTGGTTAACGAATCCACTGAAGCAGGCTTTTGAGAGATAACAAGCATACCAAGCCCCATTTTCCTCCCTTCGGTCGCTATTTGCTGAGCAGCAAACCGAGCAGCCCTTGTAGCGGGATTCATTTCTCCACTACTACTACTTTCCTCCTGGCGGGGGATCAATGTTCTTGCTTCCTCAAGAGCAAATAAAATGGGATGGGCATTTTCCCCCATGATAAAATGCTTTGATTTATACCGATCAAAAGCAAATTCCATAACTGCCCACACTAAGGTTCTTCTTACTTGATTGTTTTCTAAATCTGATAGATTAAATATTGCTGTTGATACATTAGTCATCTTACCATCCGTAGAGCAGAAAAAATCTACAAAATCACTAATATCCATTGACCCACAATCACGAACTCTTAGATTCTCAACAGTCTGTCTTGCTCGTCTCAGTATTCGTTCAATCGGAGGTCTAGACACAGATTCGCCCATATTATTGGCTCTTCGTATGAGGTGATCAAGAAGGCTAATATCTTGTAAATTTTTTCGCTGTTCTTCTGTCAAATTTTGGAGCCAAGGAATAACAAAACCTATTTGGGCATCCTTGAAATCTTCCCGCGCCATTGCTTCGATTAATCTCATTGTGAAGTAAGGTCCCTGATCTGGATACATTTTAATCCTTGGATAAGCATTAAGATTAAGGGTTAACATTCGATCAACCAATTCCTGAGGTAGCTCATTTTCCCAATCAAGTTGCTTAATTTTATTAATAACACTATCCAACAGTTCTTCAGGAATCGGTGCTGAATCATCCGAATCATCCAAATCAACCATTAAATGGCGGTTCTTAATTAAGCAGAAATTAAACAAGCGATAGAAAATATTCTCATCCATCAACTCAGTTTCGATTTGCTTAGAATAAAAAGCATCGAGGTTTGGCAATTTCTCACGTAAGTATTCCTGATAATCTGATATTGTTTCTCTCAAATCTTCATCATTTTCGATCTTTGACTTGAACTCATCATACAACTTACGACGGATTTTGTTGAGATTTACATAGTCCCCGTGTGGATCGAATACAATAGTCTTCGCTCCACGGAACATTAATTCCTCTAATATTACGGCTGTCGTGGTTGTTTTTCCCATTCCCGTCATACCGAAAATACCAGCATGCATTGTTACGATTGAGTCTGCGTCTAAAGACACTTGTGCTTGTGTTTCTCGACCAGGAATCTCGACATGTCCGAGAGAGAGATACCACGGTTCACTTTCTGAGAATAATTTTATCAGAATGTCATCCGATAACAGATTTACTGGCACACCGGGCTGTATCGCCTGCGTTAAGGGGGCTATTTTGTTCG
This genomic stretch from Candidatus Poribacteria bacterium harbors:
- a CDS encoding UPF0175 family protein gives rise to the protein MAKTDVEVQFTFTFSIDESFLQHKTDAERKAKEAFVLELLRHGDISAGRAAKLLDISRWDLSDLMSEAGISPFAEVTAEELAAEVETALKVSNESDKTTLS
- a CDS encoding LamG domain-containing protein, with translation MFYQLTRLRIGKLSLLPRLLQTTLVVVAMLIVSAVSTEADLGDPTLSVYYSFDEDGDTLKDGSIHGNDGKIEGKSKRDKGVIDKAIVLEPQTWIDLNGPEFKNVPLEGITIAVWVNHNDPPDPQSVFDSIGTDHGSGLYHVEIRPAGFRFFHRDGAERQVFNINPGPIIKGGKWVHFTGTYDSKSGDTKTYIDGKVTHEAKGNGELSDNWGVQAEIGHHKNSRWFDGLMDEFYMFARALSEDEIQEVMDGEFLSVEPADKLTTTWGSLKARR
- a CDS encoding ATP-binding protein, producing the protein MALGIIFGETSTQEFSFLFGDVDGEHQNQLKFSYVEVDLPEGNNKVVAKVVDVNTENPLLAKDTAKFYSEHETLGFSVPDIISHRFTLYQAKCEVMGIYNDTTNKIAPLTQAIQPGVPVNLLSDDILIKLFSESEPWYLSLGHVEIPGRETQAQVSLDADSIVTMHAGIFGMTGMGKTTTTAVILEELMFRGAKTIVFDPHGDYVNLNKIRRKLYDEFKSKIENDEDLRETISDYQEYLREKLPNLDAFYSKQIETELMDENIFYRLFNFCLIKNRHLMVDLDDSDDSAPIPEELLDSVINKIKQLDWENELPQELVDRMLTLNLNAYPRIKMYPDQGPYFTMRLIEAMAREDFKDAQIGFVIPWLQNLTEEQRKNLQDISLLDHLIRRANNMGESVSRPPIERILRRARQTVENLRVRDCGSMDISDFVDFFCSTDGKMTNVSTAIFNLSDLENNQVRRTLVWAVMEFAFDRYKSKHFIMGENAHPILFALEEARTLIPRQEESSSSGEMNPATRAARFAAQQIATEGRKMGLGMLVISQKPASVDSLTTSQANTLILHRVINPDDQSYIRDVGESLSNQDLEILKTVKEGVAIATGDALKTRMSPLVKIRNRYSEPGAKRPRPIQKKWQE
- a CDS encoding ABC transporter permease, yielding MATNTNTFPAYFALFKATFRQMFWSRRTVLILLGCLLALVIALAFRFMARGGGSVNRFIPLITLSLYGLLMNLSAIFYGTAIISDEIDGKGLMYLQMRPLHKSTILLSKFAAYFVGTIAIIAASHLILTGIMITHPKLQNGVLFHLGMSLHYTGSMALGLLVYGALAAVLAVKFKNPVLWGLLFVMGWERITSSPMMPTGIKRISISHYLYVLFPRYKLPRSDFNEFLGTSPPSTWIALLVVFILTAVLLWLAIRIFKEREYLM
- a CDS encoding phytanoyl-CoA dioxygenase family protein encodes the protein MNQHDFTVTDSEINFFKTFGYLSFPQLMADRITAIQDAFEEVWEERGGGHNGKPHEGTARSCIVPFIDQSEELASLLDDPRILAIAKTLLGDDFNYMGSDGNFYVGDTGWHSDGGHKLEDPMHIKIAFYLDPLTRDTGALRVIPGSHLFGDNYADALSQQVGKSQELWEIHGKDVPAKIFETTPGDLVLFNHNTKHAAFGGGTRRRMFTMNLCQRYPDDKLDALQAYIAGSARFWIDRKYGEKMIRTATSERWIHLEQVRANDEHLAELSRQAQERMNEPSRG
- a CDS encoding acetate/propionate family kinase, producing the protein MHILCANVGSTSFKYQIIDMETTTSLVKGGVERIGNSPSAFTHAVPGKPAREGEIDAPTHIAAIAHAMDLITDPEVGCFEDLGQLDGVGFKTILARGYWRSARITEDVITSLETSTPLAPMHNPAYIASIRAFQELLPATPLVAVFETWFHQTIPDYAAEFGVPRFWVEQHDIRRYGYHGASHRYISERVPQLLGQETGEGLRIISCHLGGSSSLCAIKDGESIDTSMGTSTQYGMIQSTRCGELDAFAVLYMLDKEGFSTDEIRRQLIEDSGLKGISGTSGDMRDVEAAIAAGNDNARLALDTYVYGVKKYIGAYIAALGGVDVIAFAGGIGEKSATTRAKVCEGLEWCGIHLDAVKNEQAIGETDLSADESRTKILIVSTNEELIVSRETARVLKASG
- the dpdA gene encoding tRNA-guanine transglycosylase DpdA, with protein sequence MIKIISAKYEIIDATTLIEPYDERLDKESAQKMRPKVMQSLKEVGLPASVFINLGKDYRPAISCITTLFGADKIIDPEGGIGKKQQAMKKWLHDLPNDPAAIPVQGANRHSCLYFFPDWDDRVYDPFHADETPEVRRSKEVEKRYAHEIFGEKVPYDGMLLSLAQLRNGKGLLNRLHKQQEPFVLRDELRMPRGMPLFGDCGAFSYVTDHNPHFKPREAASLYHQFGFNLGASVDHIPHPSMSIGEKERRMKLTASYANEFLDICNYHGYLFKPIGSIQGITAEHYAHYVQEYVDMGYKHIALGGLVRRKDSEILEIVAAVREALQRCTRGKDENIWIHLFGILRPEIQSSFQNLGVSSFDSASYLRKAWMSSDRNYLAPDGKGWYGTIRVPISTSKAMRDAAQTHSISNERLEELESQCLSSLENFDGTPKSKKEVLANIDKYGPLLQRKGEGNHFVDEHKALIQGQPWKKCRCTICKELGIQVVVFRGANRNRRRGFHNTWVFYHKILNKRRKKSSKT
- a CDS encoding sugar phosphate isomerase/epimerase, translated to MKLSCLPVSLYDDIFTGKSTVADWIRFGAELGLDAVDFSIKFFPKRDAETVRDTRTALERCSIEPCMIACYSDFTHPDAAQRAQELTDLKADIALAKALGAKFIRVTAGQNHPGIEREVGVQWVTDGFRRALDEAERHGITLAYENHTKGAPWDYWDFSQPTEIFLEILDALSDTPLGVCFDTANPLVLGEDVLALLEKVVHKVVVLHIFDLREVGVFEAVRVGTGASPIPQIFSRMRQSGYDGWLSIEEASRSGKNGFEQSIAYVQNAWEHA